The following are encoded together in the Pleurocapsa sp. FMAR1 genome:
- the psbA gene encoding photosystem II q(b) protein has product MTTTLQQTQTQNSWERFCQWITSTNNRIYVGWFGVLMIPTLLAATTCFLIAFVAAPPVDIDGIREPVAGSLLYGNNIISGAVVPSSNAIGLHFYPIWEAASLDEWLYNGGPYQLIVFHFLIGVFSYLGRQWELSFRLGMRPWICVAYSAPVSAATAVFLIYPLGQGSFSDGMPLGISGTFNFMLVFQAEHNILMHPFHMLGVAGVFGGALFSAMHGSLVTSSLVRETTETESQNYGYKFGQEEETYNIVAAHGYFGRLIFQYASFNNSRALHFFLGAWPVIGIWLTAMGISTMAFNLNGFNFNQSVMDSQGRVVNTWADILNRANLGFEVMHERNAHNFPLDLASGARAPVALTAPAING; this is encoded by the coding sequence ATGACAACCACTCTACAACAAACCCAAACCCAGAATAGCTGGGAAAGGTTCTGTCAGTGGATCACCAGCACCAACAACCGCATTTATGTCGGTTGGTTCGGCGTCTTGATGATTCCTACACTACTTGCAGCAACAACCTGTTTCCTAATCGCCTTCGTCGCAGCACCACCAGTAGACATCGATGGTATCAGAGAGCCTGTAGCAGGTTCCTTGCTTTACGGAAACAACATAATTTCTGGTGCAGTAGTACCTAGTTCTAACGCCATTGGACTTCACTTCTACCCAATTTGGGAAGCAGCCTCACTTGACGAGTGGCTGTATAACGGTGGACCATACCAACTGATTGTCTTTCACTTCCTAATCGGCGTATTCTCATACCTCGGTCGTCAGTGGGAACTATCATTCCGTTTAGGAATGCGTCCTTGGATATGTGTAGCCTACTCAGCACCAGTATCAGCAGCCACAGCAGTATTTCTAATCTATCCACTAGGACAAGGAAGCTTCAGTGATGGAATGCCTCTTGGTATCTCTGGAACATTCAACTTCATGTTGGTATTCCAAGCAGAACACAATATTCTGATGCACCCCTTCCATATGTTAGGAGTAGCAGGAGTATTCGGTGGAGCATTATTCTCTGCCATGCACGGTTCACTAGTAACATCGTCCTTAGTACGTGAAACAACTGAAACCGAATCACAAAACTACGGATACAAATTCGGACAAGAAGAAGAAACATACAACATCGTCGCAGCCCACGGCTACTTCGGTCGTCTAATCTTCCAATACGCATCCTTTAACAACTCCAGAGCCTTGCACTTCTTCTTAGGAGCATGGCCAGTGATTGGAATCTGGTTAACAGCAATGGGAATATCCACCATGGCGTTCAACCTAAATGGATTCAACTTCAACCAGTCGGTAATGGATTCACAAGGACGTGTAGTCAACACTTGGGCAGACATCTTAAACCGAGCTAACCTGGGTTTTGAGGTAATGCACGAACGTAACGCTCACAACTTCCCGCTTGATTTAGCAAGTGGCGCTCGAGCTCCTGTAGCATTAACTGCACCTGCAATTAACGGGTAA
- a CDS encoding transposase — translation MDAEECDLPKDLPPYSTVFWHYKQWREQGVIEEIMMILHSKVREKAKKKPNGQL, via the coding sequence ATGGATGCAGAGGAGTGTGATTTACCCAAAGACTTACCGCCATATTCAACAGTCTTTTGGCATTATAAACAATGGCGAGAGCAAGGAGTAATTGAGGAAATTATGATGATATTGCACAGCAAAGTGCGAGAAAAAGCCAAAAAAAAACCAAATGGACAACTCTAA
- a CDS encoding transposase: protein MTYSSSLTDKEWEIIEPLLPKKKKTKPPTWSKREILDGIFYQLKNGCRGV from the coding sequence ATGACTTATTCAAGCAGCTTAACGGATAAGGAGTGGGAAATTATCGAACCCCTGCTACCGAAGAAAAAGAAAACCAAACCGCCGACATGGAGTAAAAGAGAAATTCTAGACGGGATTTTCTATCAGCTAAAAAATGGATGCAGAGGAGTGTGA
- a CDS encoding tetratricopeptide repeat protein produces MIFFFIKIPNGFYSSEARPNKQKAIEFFTKAIKIEPKSAEAYKSRGSAYQDLKNYSKAIADQNKAIKIEPKPGYYFDLALLYRDDLKDYQSALSTFTRAIAVYPDSGFYDLRASVYVAMKDYQKAIADYTKAIKNSPESNSYLGRGQAYFFLENYKLAIADFTKAIKLFPEYTDAYYNRGLTHTFLEDYPAAIKDLTKAIEICNKDESENCTEYQPTYTQLYFERSANYFSLEQYPQALADLNKVISFEPKNADAYTLRGMTYKSLKGDQQAQENWQTAAKLYKQQGKLQSMLKTAQTEAQISKKQGRIEDYQMIQQVIEVFKQF; encoded by the coding sequence TTGATCTTCTTTTTTATAAAGATACCAAATGGGTTCTATAGTAGTGAAGCAAGACCTAATAAACAAAAAGCCATAGAATTTTTTACCAAAGCTATCAAGATTGAGCCAAAATCTGCGGAGGCTTATAAAAGTCGAGGTTCTGCCTATCAAGATCTCAAAAATTATTCAAAGGCGATCGCCGATCAGAATAAAGCAATTAAAATTGAGCCAAAACCTGGATATTATTTTGATCTTGCTTTACTTTACAGAGATGACTTAAAAGATTACCAATCTGCACTCTCGACTTTTACCAGAGCCATTGCTGTTTACCCCGATTCTGGTTTTTACGATCTTCGTGCTAGCGTATATGTAGCAATGAAGGATTATCAGAAAGCGATCGCTGACTACACTAAAGCCATCAAAAATAGCCCTGAATCGAACAGTTACTTAGGTCGGGGTCAAGCGTATTTTTTCTTGGAAAACTACAAATTAGCCATAGCTGATTTTACTAAAGCGATTAAACTCTTTCCCGAATATACTGATGCTTACTACAATCGAGGTCTTACTCATACTTTTTTAGAAGACTATCCAGCAGCAATTAAGGATCTCACCAAAGCCATTGAAATCTGCAATAAAGATGAATCTGAAAATTGCACTGAGTATCAACCTACATATACACAACTTTATTTTGAGCGTAGTGCTAATTACTTTAGTTTAGAACAATATCCTCAAGCACTTGCTGACTTGAATAAAGTTATTTCATTTGAGCCTAAAAATGCTGATGCATATACCCTGCGTGGTATGACTTACAAAAGTCTAAAAGGCGATCAACAAGCCCAAGAAAATTGGCAAACCGCAGCCAAACTTTATAAACAACAAGGAAAATTACAATCAATGCTCAAAACTGCTCAAACAGAAGCGCAAATAAGTAAAAAACAGGGAAGGATAGAAGATTATCAAATGATTCAACAAGTTATAGAAGTATTTAAGCAATTTTAA
- a CDS encoding CobW family GTP-binding protein: MLETSLPELPVTIITGFLGSGKTTLLNQILQNNHNSKVAVLVNEFGDINIDAQLLVSYDDDMVELSNGCICCTINEGLVEAVTKILAREEKVERLIIETTGVADPLPIILTFIGTDFRDFTRLDSVITLVDAETFTPEHFESEVAFKQITYADILLLNKTDLVNQKQLTALETYIASIKKNPRIIYTQYAQVPLPLILDVGLTVTERGAEVSSAYPIEVLTDNYIAEEDHKHHHHSHHLEADGFISMSFQSDKPFDVYKFNKFLNDGLPLEVFRAKGIVWFAGSQLRHIFQLCGQRNDIKSEPWSTPPVNQLVFIGRHLDTDKLHQQLSNCLATSVTV, translated from the coding sequence ATGCTAGAGACTTCCCTGCCAGAATTACCAGTCACCATAATTACAGGCTTTCTCGGTAGTGGTAAAACCACCTTGCTTAATCAAATTCTGCAAAATAATCACAACTCAAAAGTTGCAGTGTTAGTTAATGAGTTTGGCGATATCAATATCGATGCTCAACTCTTGGTTTCTTATGACGATGACATGGTGGAATTGAGTAACGGTTGTATTTGCTGCACCATTAACGAAGGCTTAGTAGAAGCAGTAACAAAAATACTAGCAAGGGAAGAAAAAGTAGAGCGTCTAATTATCGAAACTACTGGAGTGGCTGACCCGTTACCAATTATTTTGACTTTTATTGGTACGGATTTTCGCGATTTTACTCGCCTCGACTCGGTTATTACCCTAGTAGATGCCGAAACCTTTACCCCAGAACATTTTGAGAGCGAGGTGGCATTTAAGCAGATTACCTACGCAGATATCCTGCTATTAAATAAAACCGATTTAGTCAACCAGAAACAATTAACCGCATTAGAAACCTACATTGCATCTATCAAAAAAAATCCCAGGATTATTTATACTCAATACGCTCAAGTACCCCTACCGTTAATCTTAGATGTGGGTTTAACTGTGACCGAGAGGGGTGCCGAGGTTTCCTCGGCATACCCAATCGAGGTGTTGACAGATAATTACATTGCAGAAGAAGACCACAAACATCACCATCATTCCCATCACCTAGAAGCCGATGGTTTTATTTCTATGTCCTTTCAAAGCGATAAACCCTTTGATGTCTATAAATTTAACAAGTTTTTAAACGATGGACTTCCCCTAGAAGTATTTCGTGCTAAAGGAATTGTTTGGTTTGCAGGAAGCCAATTACGTCACATCTTCCAACTGTGCGGACAGCGCAACGATATCAAGTCCGAACCTTGGTCTACTCCTCCTGTTAACCAGTTAGTCTTTATTGGTCGTCATTTAGATACCGATAAACTCCACCAACAGCTAAGTAACTGTTTGGCTACTTCCGTTACTGTTTAA
- a CDS encoding DUF1830 domain-containing protein, which yields MTQILNRLPDKYELNILCHYRNNTSTVQIIRITNIINWYFERVIFPGELLLFKALPEALLEIYSSDKITTMLRDRLVCARLKIK from the coding sequence ATGACTCAAATTCTTAACCGTTTGCCAGATAAATACGAGTTAAACATTCTTTGTCACTATCGAAACAACACTTCTACTGTACAAATCATTCGTATTACTAATATTATTAATTGGTATTTTGAACGAGTAATTTTCCCTGGAGAATTGCTTTTATTTAAAGCATTGCCTGAAGCCCTTTTAGAAATTTATAGCAGCGATAAAATTACCACAATGTTAAGAGATCGCCTTGTTTGCGCTCGCCTGAAGATAAAGTGA
- a CDS encoding CobW family GTP-binding protein, giving the protein MTRPNFTLSDALPSLPKTGMPVTIITGFLGSGKTTLLNRILQNKDNLKVAVLVNEFGDINIDEQLLISVESNMLELDNGCICCTINDSLVDAVYRVLEREAIDYLVIETTGIADPLPIILTFLSTELKFLTRLDAVITVVDAAAFDGKHFESDAAFSQIRYGDLVIINKIDLASEAKITELEAFIGDIKPEFRILQSEYGKVPLPLILDIGLTQEDRYQDKISKFRRDRSSFNNHLANDGFSFVSFQSDRPFELEKFTHFLTEHLPNNVFRAKGILWFIESPTRNIFQLSGPRYDLQSDDWTSQPKNEIVLIGRNLDESLIKEQLNDCLAGLIIKNKFGLPNLPW; this is encoded by the coding sequence ATGACTCGTCCAAACTTTACCCTGTCCGATGCCTTGCCATCCCTACCTAAAACGGGAATGCCTGTAACGATCATTACTGGTTTTTTAGGTAGTGGCAAAACTACCTTACTCAATCGAATCTTACAAAATAAAGATAATTTAAAAGTAGCTGTTTTAGTCAATGAATTTGGCGATATTAATATCGATGAGCAACTACTAATATCGGTAGAATCGAATATGCTAGAGCTTGATAATGGTTGTATCTGCTGTACGATTAATGACAGTTTAGTAGATGCGGTTTATCGGGTTTTAGAACGAGAAGCAATAGACTATTTGGTAATTGAAACTACAGGAATCGCCGATCCATTACCAATTATTTTGACTTTTCTCTCTACAGAATTAAAGTTCTTAACTCGCCTTGATGCGGTGATTACAGTGGTCGATGCAGCAGCTTTTGATGGGAAACATTTTGAGAGCGATGCTGCTTTTAGTCAAATTAGATATGGCGATCTGGTTATCATTAATAAAATTGATTTAGCCAGTGAAGCAAAAATTACCGAATTAGAAGCATTTATAGGTGATATTAAGCCAGAATTTAGAATTTTACAGAGCGAATATGGCAAAGTACCTTTACCGCTAATTTTAGATATTGGTTTAACTCAAGAAGATCGTTATCAGGATAAAATTTCCAAGTTTCGACGCGATCGCTCATCTTTTAATAATCATTTAGCAAATGATGGTTTTAGTTTTGTTTCTTTCCAAAGCGATCGCCCTTTTGAACTTGAAAAATTTACCCATTTTTTAACCGAACATTTACCAAATAACGTATTTCGAGCCAAAGGAATATTATGGTTTATAGAAAGTCCCACGCGAAATATTTTTCAACTCAGTGGGCCACGTTACGATCTTCAATCTGATGATTGGACGAGTCAACCAAAAAACGAAATTGTTTTAATCGGGCGTAATTTAGATGAGTCTTTAATTAAAGAACAGCTTAATGACTGTTTAGCTGGTTTAATAATTAAAAATAAGTTTGGTCTGCCCAACTTACCCTGGTAA
- a CDS encoding CobW C-terminal domain-containing protein translates to MPKNQLVFIGQNLEKERLRDLLNACVG, encoded by the coding sequence ATACCGAAAAATCAATTAGTTTTTATTGGACAGAATTTAGAAAAGGAGAGATTAAGGGACTTACTGAATGCTTGTGTTGGTTGA
- a CDS encoding hydrocarbon-binding protein, protein MPNVREKLGGFVSIVCFKGVITGMEEALGEKATAIALVSAGRTRGKNLVTELGLADSNPSLEDLASKLDHALGENGTRLCKVDKIEDTGDMIKVYAHETVCSAGEEQGSPRKCTYSLGAVWGAIKTIQGKRYRGKHTESVLRGGSHDVFELSPID, encoded by the coding sequence ATGCCAAACGTAAGAGAAAAGCTAGGTGGTTTTGTCAGTATTGTTTGTTTTAAAGGCGTAATCACGGGGATGGAAGAAGCCTTGGGCGAAAAAGCTACGGCGATCGCTCTGGTTTCGGCGGGACGTACTAGAGGCAAAAACCTAGTTACCGAATTGGGTTTAGCAGATTCTAATCCTTCTTTAGAAGATCTTGCTAGCAAACTAGACCATGCTTTGGGTGAAAATGGAACTCGTCTTTGTAAAGTCGATAAAATCGAAGATACTGGAGACATGATTAAAGTATATGCTCACGAGACTGTTTGTTCTGCCGGAGAAGAACAAGGTAGCCCTCGTAAATGTACCTATTCTTTGGGTGCGGTTTGGGGTGCGATCAAAACTATTCAAGGTAAACGCTATCGTGGAAAACATACTGAATCAGTACTTCGAGGCGGTAGTCATGATGTTTTTGAACTATCTCCTATCGATTAA
- a CDS encoding roadblock/LC7 domain-containing protein, with product MAQVSMLTEMVQKFVTATPDIQGAALVTPDGLSLTAVLPGNMDEERTAAMSAAMLSLGERIGQELSRGIVDRIVVEGEKGYSVMVSCGEDAVLLVLASKEVKQGLLFLEIKRIVKDLAPMMS from the coding sequence ATGGCTCAAGTATCAATGCTGACCGAAATGGTGCAAAAATTTGTTACAGCCACCCCAGATATTCAGGGTGCTGCCTTGGTAACACCAGATGGTTTATCTCTGACTGCTGTTCTTCCTGGCAACATGGACGAAGAAAGAACTGCTGCTATGTCTGCTGCGATGCTTTCTTTAGGAGAAAGAATCGGACAAGAATTGTCTAGAGGAATAGTAGATCGAATTGTAGTAGAAGGCGAAAAAGGCTATAGCGTCATGGTTTCTTGCGGTGAAGACGCAGTTCTATTAGTTTTAGCCAGTAAGGAAGTAAAACAAGGACTATTATTCTTGGAAATTAAGCGAATTGTTAAAGATTTAGCTCCCATGATGAGCTAG
- a CDS encoding GTP-binding protein, which yields MEVFKIAVTGNVGAGKTTFIRTISEIQVVDTERRATDETASLKKNTTVAFDFGRLTLNSEQLLYLYGTPGQSRFDFMWDIVIKQAQAYVLLVAAHRPKDFRGARRILTFMNQRVQIPMIIGLTHTDCEGAWQEDDILLALGFNNRKNAPTVIKVNAEQPNSVAQCLVVLLEQLMLVSAV from the coding sequence ATGGAAGTTTTTAAAATTGCAGTTACGGGAAATGTCGGAGCGGGTAAAACAACTTTTATTCGTACCATTAGTGAAATTCAGGTTGTTGATACAGAGCGTCGTGCTACTGACGAAACAGCTTCTTTGAAAAAAAATACTACTGTTGCTTTTGATTTTGGACGATTAACTTTAAATTCCGAACAGCTTTTATATTTATACGGTACACCAGGACAATCTCGCTTTGACTTTATGTGGGATATTGTTATTAAACAAGCTCAGGCATATGTGCTGTTGGTTGCTGCTCATCGTCCTAAGGACTTTCGTGGGGCGCGCCGAATTTTGACCTTTATGAATCAAAGAGTCCAAATTCCCATGATTATAGGTTTGACTCATACAGACTGCGAAGGTGCTTGGCAAGAAGATGATATTCTTTTAGCTTTGGGTTTTAATAACAGGAAAAATGCTCCTACAGTGATTAAGGTAAATGCAGAACAGCCTAATTCCGTAGCTCAGTGTCTGGTTGTTTTATTAGAGCAGTTAATGTTAGTGTCGGCAGTTTAA
- a CDS encoding IS1 family transposase (programmed frameshift), which produces MPVDLPSCPSCNSEQIVKNGHIHNGKQNYKCRDCGRQYVENPQNKMIDQPTKNLIDKLLLEKIPLAGIARVTEVSEPWLQSYVNAKYESVSQQVKVKNKKKGKLTIQCDEMWSFVGNKANKQWIWLALAAKTKEIVGVHIGDRRRHGARKLWQSLPSVYRQCAVCYSDFWEAYEQVIPSKRHQAVGKERKTNYIERFNCTMRQRVSRLVRKTLSFSKKIENQIGAIWYFVHHYNTSLHL; this is translated from the exons ATGCCAGTAGATTTGCCATCTTGTCCATCATGTAATTCAGAACAAATTGTTAAAAACGGTCACATTCACAATGGCAAGCAAAATTATAAATGTCGCGACTGTGGTAGACAATATGTGGAAAATCCACAGAATAAAATGATCGACCAACCAACCAAAAACTTGATTGACAAATTACTCTTAGAGAAGATTCCTTTAGCTGGAATTGCCCGAGTTACAGAAGTTTCAGAACCTTGGTTACAGAGTTATGTCAATGCTAAATACGAATCAGTTTCTCAGCAAGTTAAAGTGA AGAACAAAAAAAAAGGAAAATTAACGATTCAGTGTGATGAAATGTGGTCATTTGTCGGTAATAAAGCCAATAAACAATGGATTTGGTTGGCTTTGGCTGCAAAAACTAAAGAAATAGTCGGGGTTCATATCGGCGATCGCCGTCGTCATGGAGCGAGAAAGCTATGGCAATCTTTGCCCTCAGTCTATCGACAGTGTGCTGTTTGTTATAGTGACTTCTGGGAAGCCTATGAACAGGTAATTCCTTCAAAACGCCATCAAGCGGTGGGGAAAGAGAGAAAAACCAATTACATAGAACGATTTAATTGCACAATGCGACAAAGAGTTTCTCGATTAGTCAGGAAGACTCTATCGTTCTCTAAGAAAATCGAAAATCAGATCGGGGCAATCTGGTATTTTGTCCATCATTACAACACGTCCTTACATCTTTAG
- a CDS encoding metallophosphoesterase family protein gives MSNYKRLIWLLIWGLILSLCFNCIINNQSRIKFFLAIEPAGASLTKSLYLPPRKDFRIVVISDLNSQYGSTEYEPEVEKAIALIPQWQPDLVLCGGDMIAGQKASLTRSQIEAMWQAFDDRVAAPLRQDKVPFGFTIGNHDGSGAVKEQTLIFKQERDLAQAYWHQHQHQLGLNFVDRAEFPFHYSFEQNDIFFLVWDASSQNIDQQQLAWVKKTLASPKAKQAAARVAIGHLPLYPVATAKNKPGEYLANGSQLRSLLQQNQVQVYISGHHHAYYPGKKGKLELLNAGALGQGARQLINSDLPPRKTLTVVDLELKTAQLFYSTYDATTWELISLEELPASITGEYGTILRHDL, from the coding sequence ATGAGCAATTATAAACGATTGATTTGGCTATTAATCTGGGGCTTGATCCTAAGTCTGTGCTTTAACTGTATTATAAATAATCAAAGTCGAATTAAATTTTTCCTAGCCATAGAGCCTGCTGGTGCAAGTCTGACTAAAAGCTTATATTTACCACCCCGCAAAGACTTTCGGATTGTAGTTATTAGCGATCTTAATAGTCAATATGGCTCAACTGAATATGAACCTGAAGTAGAAAAAGCGATCGCTTTAATTCCCCAATGGCAACCTGATCTAGTTTTATGTGGTGGGGACATGATTGCAGGACAAAAAGCTTCTTTGACGCGATCGCAAATTGAAGCAATGTGGCAGGCTTTTGACGATCGTGTTGCTGCACCTCTGCGCCAGGATAAAGTTCCTTTTGGCTTTACTATTGGTAATCATGATGGCTCTGGAGCAGTCAAAGAGCAGACTTTAATTTTTAAGCAGGAAAGAGATCTCGCTCAGGCTTATTGGCATCAACATCAGCATCAACTAGGTTTGAATTTTGTAGATCGTGCCGAGTTTCCTTTTCACTACAGTTTCGAGCAAAATGATATATTCTTTTTAGTCTGGGATGCCTCTAGCCAAAATATTGACCAGCAGCAGCTAGCTTGGGTCAAGAAAACATTAGCTAGTCCCAAAGCTAAACAGGCAGCAGCACGAGTTGCTATTGGACATTTACCTCTTTATCCTGTCGCTACAGCTAAAAATAAGCCAGGAGAATATTTGGCTAACGGTTCGCAATTGCGATCGCTCCTGCAACAAAATCAAGTTCAAGTTTACATCAGCGGACATCATCATGCTTATTATCCTGGAAAGAAAGGCAAATTAGAATTGCTCAACGCAGGAGCATTAGGACAGGGCGCAAGGCAATTAATCAATAGTGACTTACCACCTCGTAAAACTCTGACGGTGGTTGACCTAGAGCTAAAAACAGCTCAACTTTTTTATAGCACTTATGATGCAACAACCTGGGAATTAATTTCTCTAGAAGAACTTCCAGCTTCAATTACTGGAGAATATGGCACAATTTTACGACACGACTTGTAA
- a CDS encoding N-formylglutamate amidohydrolase has protein sequence MSQLWISTEGQQPIVAVALHDGHYVRSQVEQLLAISADERQREEDPFTAAWTEIAETRLVVLRSRFEVDLNRPRHRAIYLKPEDSWGLQVWKEQPPQDLIEQTLAEYDAFYAKVGQICQTLEQRYGRFVIYDIHTYNHYRQGMHASPAEELYNPEINLGTGTLDREYWQPVVERFIYDMRHFDFLGRQLDVRENVKFAGGHFAKWIHTHFPDSACVLSVEVKKFFMSEWTHQLDLAKMSAVHQALKSSVSGVLEELQHLSKVSA, from the coding sequence ATGTCACAGCTTTGGATATCAACAGAAGGACAGCAGCCGATAGTTGCTGTAGCTCTTCACGACGGTCATTATGTGCGCTCACAAGTGGAGCAATTGTTAGCTATTAGCGCAGACGAGCGCCAGCGAGAAGAAGATCCCTTTACGGCTGCCTGGACAGAAATTGCCGAGACGCGTCTGGTTGTTTTGCGATCGCGTTTTGAAGTCGATCTTAATCGTCCTCGCCATCGGGCTATTTACCTCAAGCCTGAAGATTCTTGGGGATTGCAGGTTTGGAAAGAACAACCGCCTCAAGACTTGATTGAACAGACTTTAGCCGAATATGATGCTTTCTATGCCAAAGTTGGTCAAATCTGTCAGACATTAGAACAACGCTACGGACGCTTTGTGATTTACGATATCCATACCTATAATCACTACCGTCAAGGAATGCACGCTTCCCCTGCTGAGGAATTATATAACCCAGAGATTAATCTAGGCACGGGGACTCTTGACCGAGAATATTGGCAACCTGTGGTGGAGCGGTTTATCTATGACATGAGACACTTTGATTTTTTAGGCAGGCAGTTGGATGTTCGAGAAAACGTCAAGTTTGCAGGCGGGCATTTTGCTAAGTGGATTCATACGCATTTTCCTGATTCTGCCTGCGTATTATCTGTTGAAGTCAAAAAGTTTTTTATGAGCGAATGGACTCATCAGCTAGACTTAGCCAAAATGTCAGCCGTACATCAAGCGTTGAAAAGTTCTGTATCAGGAGTTTTAGAGGAATTACAGCACTTATCTAAAGTATCTGCTTAA
- a CDS encoding glutamate-cysteine ligase family protein — MMLNNSRLGLEQEFFIVDSEGFLSHRADEFLASCNRLAKQKNRSGDCFAPEFVKSIIEINTVPVNNFKELTAEYLDLLQILLEVAKKLDLRLYPLSTYPLHTTPIIRNKPNYYLQVRTVGSGRFDNAAKCTGTHIHLDLPDDVVDRQIGMAYNSSPEARERVLSIYNLATAFDAAIIALSRACPFYEGKVAGKAMRTIHYRGSKRFAWQGVYTNLQSVGGLMPYAETVQDMTRQLFNRYHSWLQAMDLAGVERSLFLDSGGELLTAGWNPVRLNSIGTVELRNADSNYPQVTLALVALISEAANRVRRENITVRPKPGCKIFQLQGQELNVPEFDYLNNELLHAAVTEGIKNTAVKDYLDSILEFSCQNDSEVGNYLSRFQTTIGEYTTTEAQLLAKFPTTTGTISQADGLALVRYCCDRLEEEVNQLESGQSAKDFLTTGLN, encoded by the coding sequence ATGATGCTTAACAACTCTCGCCTTGGACTGGAACAAGAATTCTTTATAGTAGACTCAGAGGGTTTTTTATCTCATCGCGCTGATGAATTTTTAGCAAGTTGCAATCGCCTTGCCAAGCAAAAAAACCGCTCTGGTGATTGTTTTGCGCCTGAATTTGTCAAAAGTATTATCGAAATTAATACTGTTCCCGTTAATAACTTCAAGGAATTAACTGCCGAATATCTCGACCTGCTGCAAATATTACTAGAAGTGGCAAAAAAATTAGACCTGCGGCTATATCCCCTGTCTACCTATCCTCTGCATACTACGCCCATTATCAGGAATAAGCCCAATTATTATTTGCAGGTGCGCACAGTAGGATCGGGGAGATTTGATAATGCTGCCAAATGTACGGGAACGCATATTCATTTAGATTTACCCGATGATGTAGTAGATCGCCAAATTGGTATGGCATATAATTCTTCTCCCGAAGCTAGAGAAAGGGTACTTAGTATTTACAATTTGGCTACTGCATTTGATGCCGCAATTATTGCTTTATCTCGCGCCTGTCCTTTTTATGAAGGTAAGGTAGCAGGCAAAGCAATGCGAACAATTCACTATCGAGGCAGTAAACGTTTTGCTTGGCAAGGAGTATATACTAATCTTCAGTCTGTAGGTGGTTTGATGCCCTATGCCGAAACTGTCCAAGATATGACTCGACAGTTATTCAATCGCTATCACAGTTGGCTACAGGCAATGGATCTTGCTGGTGTCGAACGGTCATTATTTTTAGATTCTGGCGGTGAATTATTAACTGCGGGCTGGAATCCAGTTCGACTCAATTCTATCGGTACAGTAGAACTAAGAAACGCAGATAGCAACTATCCCCAGGTAACATTAGCATTGGTGGCTTTAATCTCTGAGGCTGCTAATCGAGTTCGGCGAGAAAACATAACCGTTAGACCAAAGCCAGGATGCAAAATATTCCAGCTACAGGGTCAAGAGTTGAATGTACCTGAATTTGACTATTTAAATAATGAGTTGCTACACGCTGCGGTTACAGAAGGAATTAAAAACACGGCGGTTAAAGATTATCTCGATTCAATTTTAGAATTTAGCTGCCAAAACGATAGTGAAGTTGGTAATTATTTATCTCGATTCCAAACAACCATAGGAGAATATACCACTACCGAGGCTCAATTATTAGCTAAGTTCCCGACTACCACAGGTACAATATCACAAGCAGACGGTTTGGCTTTGGTTCGTTATTGTTGCGATCGCCTGGAAGAAGAGGTAAATCAGCTTGAATCTGGACAATCAGCTAAAGATTTTTTAACTACTGGCTTAAATTGA